The following are encoded together in the Panicum virgatum strain AP13 chromosome 6K, P.virgatum_v5, whole genome shotgun sequence genome:
- the LOC120712361 gene encoding uncharacterized protein LOC120712361, with protein sequence MGNCQAAEAAAVVIQHPGGKVERLHGQATAGEVMRGNPGHYVALVVLRVSGVGGAKADPATGGGGAARITKVKLLKPEDALLLGQVYRLVTSQEVAKAIQARRQDKARRCGEAPDDPRPSPAPVPAAGGRARGQSAAADQERKRAEKAADRQHRGGGGVRGRHWRPSLQSISESAS encoded by the exons ATGGGCAACTgccaggcggcggaggcggcggccgtggtgatCCAGCACCCCGGCGGCAAGGTGGAGCGGCTGCACGGGCAGGCCACGGCGGGCGAGGTGATGCGCGGCAACCCCGGGCACTACGTCGCGCTCGTGGTCCTCCGCGtctccggcgtcggcggcgccaaGGCCGATCccgccaccggcggcgggggagcagCCAGGATCACCAAGGTGAAGCTCCTCAAGCCCGAGGACGCGCTGCTGCTGGGCCAGGTCTACCGCCTCGTCACCTCGCAAG AGGTGGCCAAGGCGATCCAGGCCCGGCGGCAGGACAAGGCGCGGCGGTGCGGGGAGGCGCCCGACGACCCGCGGCCctcaccggcgccggtgcccgccgcgggcgggcgcgcgcgggggcagtccgccgccgccgaccag GAACGGAAGCGGGCGGAGAAGGCGGCGGACCGgcagcaccgcggcggcggcggcgtgagggggCGGCACTGGCGGCCGTCGCTGCAGAGCATCTCCGAGTCGGCGAGCTGA